One window from the genome of Mycolicibacterium gadium encodes:
- a CDS encoding dihydrodipicolinate reductase translates to MAATDDLDVILALEPDCILYCSTAVRREAEAIADIVAYLQGGINVVTISTIPMVYPPAAPPEWRAAVEAAAAKGKSTFYATGAEPGFISLNIPTALLAGAGTIDSYRMDEYAINLDKAYPIWDVLHESMGFGKPEGHVPARIASGKVNHDWETVVRYIADILGLELDGVELDWETLLAPTDLKTALGVIPEGTICAHRWQLAGVVDGRKAVAVQYFATVSSTPWPERWPRPSRQDQGGMVFRVEGRPSMSMELYMEQSASDRVNPGVAVTALAAVNAIPEVVDAPAGLISRPLAGPSIVSRQSRTTRR, encoded by the coding sequence ATCGCGGCGACCGATGACCTCGATGTCATCCTAGCTTTGGAGCCTGACTGCATTCTGTACTGTTCCACTGCCGTCCGTCGCGAGGCCGAAGCTATCGCGGACATCGTCGCCTACCTCCAGGGCGGGATCAACGTCGTGACGATCTCGACGATACCGATGGTCTATCCGCCGGCTGCGCCACCCGAATGGCGTGCTGCCGTGGAAGCCGCAGCGGCGAAGGGCAAATCGACGTTTTACGCGACCGGCGCGGAGCCGGGCTTCATCAGTCTGAACATCCCCACCGCGCTACTTGCGGGTGCCGGCACCATCGACTCATACCGGATGGACGAATACGCGATCAACCTGGATAAGGCTTATCCGATCTGGGATGTGCTGCACGAATCGATGGGGTTCGGAAAACCGGAAGGGCACGTGCCCGCTCGAATCGCATCGGGAAAGGTGAACCACGATTGGGAAACCGTGGTGCGCTATATAGCCGACATCCTCGGGTTGGAACTCGACGGTGTCGAATTGGACTGGGAAACATTGCTCGCACCAACGGACCTCAAGACCGCGCTGGGCGTGATCCCGGAGGGGACGATTTGCGCGCACCGTTGGCAGCTTGCCGGTGTCGTCGATGGGCGGAAGGCGGTCGCGGTTCAGTATTTCGCGACGGTGAGTTCGACACCCTGGCCGGAACGCTGGCCACGGCCTTCGAGACAGGACCAAGGCGGCATGGTCTTCCGTGTCGAGGGCCGGCCGAGTATGAGCATGGAACTGTACATGGAGCAGTCGGCCTCAGATCGGGTCAACCCGGGCGTGGCCGTCACGGCGCTGGCTGCGGTGAATGCGATACCCGAAGTCGTCGACGCACCTGCTGGGTTGATCTCGCGTCCGTTGGCGGGCCCCTCCATCGTCAGCAGACAATCGAGGACCACACGTCGGTAG
- a CDS encoding nuclear transport factor 2 family protein, with protein MTDREELVDLTIRYATAIDRQQYHLLSTVFTSDAEVDYGEVGHWTGGAQVAEFMAAVHVGAAHTMHRMTNQAIDIDGDAAELRTYVDALILAEDGSGANPVGYYDDYAVRTVDGWRIARRTYTSVRLVGVSAQ; from the coding sequence ATGACCGACCGCGAGGAACTGGTCGATCTGACGATCCGCTACGCCACCGCAATCGACAGACAGCAATACCACCTGCTGTCGACGGTTTTCACCTCCGATGCCGAGGTGGACTACGGCGAGGTCGGCCATTGGACCGGCGGTGCTCAAGTCGCCGAGTTCATGGCGGCGGTCCACGTCGGGGCTGCCCACACCATGCACCGGATGACCAACCAGGCGATCGATATCGACGGTGATGCTGCCGAACTGCGGACGTACGTCGATGCCTTGATCTTGGCCGAGGACGGCTCGGGCGCCAATCCCGTTGGCTACTACGACGATTACGCTGTGCGCACCGTCGACGGCTGGCGAATCGCGCGCCGCACGTACACCTCGGTGCGGCTCGTCGGGGTGTCAGCTCAATGA
- a CDS encoding LLM class flavin-dependent oxidoreductase, with protein MFTLRFDMRAPSIGAPPTELYRAACEMSAWAETRGCVAAVLCEHHCADDGYLPSPLLLGAAIAARTEQLMLNLVILLPFYDPARLAEDMAVLDHISAGRATYVFGIGYRAEEYAHFGLSLSDRGRLADEKLGLLRRLLAGEEVVHEGRRMKVTPQPRTPDGPMMSWGGASLAAARRAGRNGLGLLANGGVPGMQEAYDKACRDNGFEPGFVLIPERDAATNCFVAEDVDAAWDEIGKYLLHDAMAYSEWNPDNTVSANITTAKTVDELRYESTSHVILPVDEARKRLAAGEVFNINPLCGGIPPEIAWRYLKTFVGLV; from the coding sequence ATGTTCACCCTTCGTTTCGACATGCGGGCACCCTCGATCGGTGCACCACCGACGGAGCTGTACAGGGCGGCCTGCGAGATGTCGGCATGGGCCGAAACTCGCGGGTGCGTTGCCGCGGTGTTGTGCGAACATCATTGCGCTGACGACGGTTATCTGCCGTCGCCGCTGCTCCTGGGCGCGGCGATTGCCGCGCGCACGGAGCAACTGATGCTGAACCTGGTGATCCTGCTGCCCTTTTACGATCCCGCCCGTCTGGCAGAGGATATGGCGGTCTTGGACCACATCAGCGCGGGCCGGGCCACCTACGTGTTCGGAATCGGCTACCGGGCCGAGGAATACGCCCACTTTGGTCTCTCCCTCTCCGATCGCGGCCGTCTCGCCGATGAGAAGCTCGGGCTCTTGCGTCGGCTGCTCGCCGGTGAGGAGGTCGTTCACGAGGGCCGGCGAATGAAGGTGACGCCGCAGCCGCGCACACCAGATGGTCCGATGATGAGCTGGGGCGGGGCGAGCCTCGCCGCCGCGCGCCGCGCGGGACGCAACGGTCTTGGCCTATTGGCCAACGGAGGCGTTCCGGGAATGCAAGAAGCTTATGACAAAGCATGTCGGGACAACGGCTTTGAGCCCGGGTTCGTGCTGATCCCCGAGCGTGATGCTGCAACCAACTGCTTTGTCGCCGAGGATGTCGACGCGGCGTGGGACGAGATCGGTAAGTACTTGCTGCATGATGCGATGGCCTACTCGGAATGGAATCCCGACAACACCGTTTCAGCCAATATCACCACCGCAAAGACCGTCGATGAACTGCGGTACGAATCGACGTCCCACGTGATACTGCCAGTCGATGAAGCGCGAAAGCGCCTCGCGGCCGGTGAGGTGTTCAACATCAATCCGCTGTGCGGCGGAATACCGCCAGAGATCGCGTGGCGGTACCTGAAGACGTTCGTTGGGCTGGTCTAG
- a CDS encoding amidohydrolase family protein, translating into MLEALVTEGRAFEVWDADNHMYETIDAYTRYLPEKYSEALKFIDVKGRKKLQILGTITETIPNPTYEVIPTPGAWADYFRGINPEGKTLRELAEPIRCPDEFRRPDLRLALMDRQGVDGAVMFPTTAGMLEERIKSDTELTHAVTHAFNRWLLDDWTFNYHNRIFPVPAISLNDPALGVQELEWCLENGARTVLIRPAPVPRADGTSRSAALPEFDDFWRLVESSGISVQMHNSDSGYERYIDDWEDAAEFNGFALSKLRGFIYEESRNIFDTLAAFIAHGVFERFPGARIGVVENGGSWAHRLLDVFDRVYRKRPYDFSEHPSDVFRRHVWINPFHEEDMSHLVELLGADRVMFGSDYPHPEGLAEPVDFVKELSGLPADTTARVMGGNLKELIGI; encoded by the coding sequence ATGTTGGAGGCGCTGGTGACCGAGGGAAGAGCATTCGAGGTCTGGGATGCCGACAATCACATGTACGAGACCATCGACGCGTACACCCGCTACCTGCCGGAGAAGTACTCCGAGGCGCTGAAGTTCATCGACGTCAAGGGTCGTAAAAAGCTGCAGATCCTCGGCACGATCACCGAGACGATCCCCAATCCGACGTACGAGGTGATTCCCACACCTGGGGCATGGGCCGACTACTTCCGGGGCATAAATCCCGAGGGCAAGACGCTGCGCGAGCTGGCCGAGCCCATCCGCTGTCCCGACGAGTTCCGCCGTCCCGACCTGCGCCTGGCGTTGATGGACCGCCAGGGGGTCGACGGCGCCGTGATGTTCCCGACCACGGCGGGCATGCTGGAGGAGCGAATCAAGTCCGACACCGAGCTGACTCACGCCGTCACCCATGCCTTCAACCGGTGGCTGCTCGACGACTGGACCTTCAACTATCACAACCGGATTTTCCCAGTGCCGGCGATCTCGCTGAACGATCCCGCACTCGGCGTGCAGGAGCTCGAATGGTGTCTGGAGAACGGCGCCAGAACGGTTCTGATCCGACCGGCACCCGTCCCGCGAGCGGACGGCACCTCCCGTTCGGCAGCATTGCCCGAATTCGACGACTTCTGGCGGCTGGTCGAGTCGTCGGGCATCTCGGTACAGATGCACAATTCGGACTCCGGCTATGAGCGCTACATCGACGACTGGGAGGACGCTGCGGAGTTCAACGGATTCGCGCTGAGCAAGCTGCGGGGTTTCATCTACGAGGAGAGCCGAAATATCTTCGATACTCTCGCTGCGTTCATCGCTCACGGAGTGTTCGAGCGCTTTCCCGGAGCGCGCATCGGGGTGGTCGAGAACGGTGGCTCATGGGCGCACCGCTTGTTGGACGTCTTCGATCGCGTTTACCGCAAGAGGCCGTACGACTTCAGCGAACATCCCAGTGACGTCTTCCGCAGGCACGTCTGGATCAATCCGTTCCACGAGGAGGACATGTCCCATCTCGTCGAGCTTCTCGGCGCGGACCGCGTGATGTTCGGTTCGGATTACCCACACCCCGAAGGTCTCGCCGAACCCGTCGACTTCGTCAAGGAGCTGAGCGGCCTACCGGCTGACACCACCGCACGGGTGATGGGCGGCAATCTCAAAGAGCTGATCGGGATCTGA
- a CDS encoding SDR family NAD(P)-dependent oxidoreductase — protein sequence MTDDFATKYGPWAIVVGASDGVGALFAERIASEGVNVVLVARRQHVLEEVAEGIRARTKAQTRTLPVDLTDADASKTIIDATADIDVGMLVYCAGGDPNYQSFLANPVSAAESLLQRNCLVLMRLCHHFAGPMVERGRGGIVNFTSGAALAGGRNMVAYGGTKAFDMVFTEGLWVELHDKGVDVLGLVLGMTDTPALRKLEYERGRLASVDEVPKGAVTAASVVDEAFANLGNGPTVATGDDIRMAFELFKSMSRNEVVQLIMQMSTEVMGTDERPGS from the coding sequence ATGACCGATGACTTCGCGACCAAGTACGGGCCCTGGGCGATCGTCGTCGGCGCGTCCGATGGCGTCGGGGCCTTGTTCGCGGAGCGAATCGCGTCCGAAGGCGTCAACGTGGTGCTGGTCGCTCGTCGTCAACATGTGCTCGAGGAGGTGGCCGAGGGCATCCGCGCGCGCACCAAGGCTCAGACCAGGACGCTGCCCGTGGACCTCACCGACGCTGACGCATCTAAGACGATCATCGACGCCACAGCTGATATCGACGTCGGCATGTTGGTCTATTGCGCAGGCGGCGATCCGAATTATCAATCCTTCCTTGCCAACCCGGTGTCTGCCGCTGAATCCCTGCTGCAACGCAACTGTCTCGTACTCATGCGGCTGTGTCACCACTTCGCCGGTCCCATGGTCGAGCGGGGTCGCGGCGGCATCGTTAACTTCACGTCGGGGGCTGCGTTGGCCGGTGGCCGAAACATGGTGGCTTACGGCGGAACCAAGGCCTTCGACATGGTATTCACCGAGGGGTTGTGGGTCGAGCTGCATGACAAGGGGGTGGATGTCCTCGGGCTTGTCCTCGGCATGACCGACACGCCTGCGCTTCGCAAGTTGGAGTACGAGCGCGGGCGTCTGGCATCTGTCGATGAGGTGCCCAAGGGTGCGGTCACCGCAGCAAGTGTCGTTGACGAGGCGTTCGCCAATCTTGGCAACGGACCGACTGTCGCGACCGGTGACGACATCCGCATGGCCTTTGAACTCTTCAAGTCCATGTCACGCAACGAGGTGGTCCAACTGATCATGCAGATGAGCACCGAAGTCATGGGTACCGACGAACGTCCGGGGAGTTAG